The Euphorbia lathyris chromosome 3, ddEupLath1.1, whole genome shotgun sequence genome contains a region encoding:
- the LOC136222804 gene encoding large ribosomal subunit protein uL2cz-like yields MSDSADLDSYIPTHISSSTPRKPYALEEACTVWEEVLIDQKEESTSTDMPLGTAIHNIEITLGRGGQLARAAGAVAKLIAKEGKSATLKLPSGEVRLISKNFSAIVGQVGNTGVNQKSLGRAGSKCWLGKRPVVRGVVMNPVDHPHGGGEGRAPIGRKKPATPWGYPALGRRSRKRNKYSDNLILRRRSK; encoded by the exons ATGAGTGATTCAGCAGATTTGGATTCCTATATACCCACTCAT ATATCATCATCTACACCCAGAAAGCCGTATGCTTTGGAAGAAGCTTGTACAGTTTGGGAAGAGGTTTTGATTGATCAAAAAGAAGAATCTACTTCAACCGATATGCCCTTAGGCACGGCCATACATAACATAGAAATCACACTTGGAAGGGGTGGACAATTAGCTAGAGCTGCAGGTGCTGTAGCGAAACTGATTGCAAAAGAGGGTAAATCGGCCACATTAAAATTACCTTCTGGGGAGGTTCGTTTAATATCCAAAAACTTCTCAGCAATAGTCGGACAAGTAGGGAATACTGGGGTGAACCAGAAAAGTTTGGGTAGAGCCGGGTCTAAATGTTGGCTAGGTAAGCGTCCTGTAGTAAGAGGAGTGGTTATGAACCCTGTAGACCATCCCCATGGGGGTGGTGAAGGGAGGGCCCCAATTGGTAGAAAAAAACCCGCAACCCCTTGGGGTTATCCTGCACttggaagaagaagtagaaaaaGGAATAAATATAGTGATAATTTGATTCTTCGTCGCCGTAGTAAATAG